Below is a window of Candidatus Bathyarchaeota archaeon DNA.
AGAGTTATTTAATTTTTTACTTGTTTCCTTTCATAAAAATGAATGATTGCAACTGTTAGAATTAAAGTTAAAATTAAGCTGGTAACATTTTTCTCGTTAACCCCTTCTTTAACATTAAATATTAGCATGTTTTCGCTTGCTTTAGCATAACCTGAAGCATAAATCACAGCTTTAGAATCAAGTTTTACAATATAGGATTTAGATTGGTTTCCTTCAATAATTGTTAAATTAAAATTTATTTTTGAAGGAGCGTTATATTGAAGAGTGGTTGTTTGCATTTTAACGTTGTATGTTTTATTCCATTCTTCTAAAGGTTTAGAAAACTCTTTGAAATCTAACATTAAAAATTTATTGGCAATCTCTAAAGCTTCTTCTGGAGAAGTTGAATGCGTTTTATTTATCCAAAATCTAGCTTCTGAAGAGTTTTCATATTTCTTAATTAAAGGAGTGAGATAAGCTTCTCCAAACTTATTAACTTCCACTTCATTAATTATTAAACTATTTTTTACTTGAAAATTTTTCCAAGAACAATCAACAATTATTTTATTTTCCAATTTTTTTAAAACCCCTTCAACTTTGAAGAATAAACTTATATTAACCCAATTTTCGTTAATTTTTATTGAGGCTTTTAGGTTGTGGATGCTTGCGGAAGAGGTTTGATTCTTAATAGCTTGAGTTAAAGCGTCATTAAGCATCTGTAACGTATCTTCATTAAAAAAATATTCAAATTTTTTAAGTAAAGTCACATTTTGATTAAGTGCTATTAAAGATTGAAATTCAACATAATTTTCCTCAGCTTTAATTTCTGTTAAAGCTTTAACAGGTTGAATCCAACATAAAAGCCAAAAAAATAAAAAGATAATGAAGAATTTAGTAGCTGTTTTTAACAAACTCTTTCCATCCCTGATTATTTAATTTTAAAGAATAGTGATGAGGCTTCAATAATAAAAGCTTCAAAAGTAAATGAAGTAGTTATTCAATTCTTTTTTTAACAGCTCTATCATAAATTCTCCAGTTTTCAGCCCATTTAACGTTTCTTTTTTCTAAAGCTTCAAGAACTATTTTTCTAACTTCTTTGCTTTCAACTTTATCTGGAATTACGCTTTCAACTTCTTTAGCGATTTCTCTAGCTATAGATGGGGGAGCGCCAGCTTTAACACAGCTTACAACTATTTTTTCTGGGATAAACCCTTCAGCTTCTCCACTTCTTTTAAC
It encodes the following:
- a CDS encoding ATPase; protein product: MPLIVKRSGEAEGFIPEKIVVSCVKAGAPPSIAREIAKEVESVIPDKVESKEVRKIVLEALEKRNVKWAENWRIYDRAVKKRIE